A single genomic interval of uncultured Sphaerochaeta sp. harbors:
- a CDS encoding response regulator transcription factor, producing MPNIVRFLIVDDHPLFRQGLVSVIENVRTYQVRAQATTITEALTLLDTIEVDVALVDISLQQENGLELVKTLKASKPEVLSIVVSMYDELIYASSALKAGARGYVMKQEAASSILKAIETVLKGKVYLSNDMRERLLDTMLLQESSQESDPVELLSLREMEVLRLLGQGCGVSEIGKTLNLSVKTINVYRDNIRHKLSISDAGTLRKFAIKWVKSNEL from the coding sequence ATGCCCAATATTGTTCGATTTCTGATTGTAGATGACCACCCGCTCTTCCGACAAGGTTTGGTGAGCGTCATAGAGAACGTGAGAACCTACCAAGTACGAGCTCAGGCAACCACCATCACTGAAGCACTTACTCTGCTGGATACGATAGAGGTCGATGTTGCCCTTGTCGATATCTCACTCCAGCAAGAGAACGGATTGGAGTTGGTTAAAACTCTCAAGGCAAGCAAGCCAGAGGTGCTTTCCATTGTTGTCTCCATGTATGATGAACTTATCTATGCATCCAGTGCACTCAAGGCAGGTGCACGTGGATACGTGATGAAGCAGGAAGCTGCTTCCTCAATCCTCAAAGCAATCGAGACGGTACTTAAGGGCAAGGTCTATCTCTCAAATGATATGCGGGAGCGATTGTTAGATACCATGCTCTTGCAGGAATCCTCGCAGGAGAGTGACCCGGTTGAGCTGCTCAGTCTCCGGGAAATGGAAGTGCTTCGCTTGCTTGGGCAAGGCTGTGGTGTTTCTGAGATCGGGAAAACCCTTAATCTCTCGGTCAAGACGATCAATGTCTACCGGGATAATATCCGTCATAAGCTCTCCATCAGTGACGCAGGAACACTGCGCAAGTTTGCCATCAAATGGGTGAAGAGCAACGAGTTGTAA
- a CDS encoding carbohydrate ABC transporter permease: MRGMRATTNLKKTGIYIVCIFLALLSIFPFWVMFMNATRSTYEIQQSSIGLIPSKYLMSNWQILQGKTFDPIVGFINSMIISTGATLCAVYFSSLTAYALVAYSWKLRQPFFTFIMAVMMIPTQVSGIGFYQFMYRIGWTNSLWPLIIPATATPAMVFFMRQYLMASLSLDIVDSARIDGSREFNTFNRIILPIMKPAMATQAIFTFVFNWNRLFEPLILLTDGDKYTMPIMVSLLRGDIYKTEYGAVYLGLSMTVLPLFIVYFSLSKHIIAGVALGALKE; the protein is encoded by the coding sequence ATGAGAGGAATGAGAGCAACTACCAACCTGAAAAAGACAGGAATCTATATTGTGTGCATTTTCTTGGCACTCTTGAGCATATTCCCTTTCTGGGTCATGTTCATGAACGCAACACGCAGTACCTATGAGATACAACAGAGTTCCATTGGCCTGATTCCTTCCAAGTACTTGATGAGCAACTGGCAGATACTCCAAGGAAAGACCTTCGACCCCATTGTAGGTTTTATAAACTCCATGATCATCAGCACAGGGGCAACCCTTTGCGCGGTGTACTTCTCATCGCTTACAGCGTACGCCCTGGTTGCCTACAGCTGGAAACTACGTCAGCCATTCTTTACCTTCATCATGGCCGTTATGATGATTCCAACCCAGGTAAGTGGTATAGGGTTTTACCAGTTCATGTACCGCATCGGGTGGACCAATAGCCTTTGGCCCCTGATCATACCTGCCACAGCAACCCCTGCAATGGTGTTCTTCATGCGGCAGTACCTGATGGCATCGCTCTCGTTGGATATTGTTGACTCTGCGAGAATAGACGGTTCCAGGGAGTTCAATACCTTCAACAGGATCATACTGCCTATCATGAAACCTGCTATGGCAACCCAGGCAATCTTCACCTTTGTATTCAACTGGAATCGTTTGTTTGAACCCTTGATTCTTCTTACCGATGGGGATAAGTATACCATGCCCATCATGGTAAGCCTGCTCAGGGGAGATATCTACAAGACAGAGTACGGTGCAGTCTACCTGGGGTTGTCGATGACCGTTCTGCCCTTGTTCATCGTCTACTTCTCTCTCTCGAAGCATATCATTGCTGGAGTTGCACTTGGGGCACTGAAAGAGTAG
- a CDS encoding NAD(P)-dependent alcohol dehydrogenase — MKAIVYEKAKSSKALVLREVKKPIPATREVLVRIHAASVNALDYRPMQMGLGIPKSRIFGADIVGMVEEVGRDVTTFKPGDMVVGDISGNGCGGFAEYVAVDEKVLALKPSAIPDELAAALPVAAVTALQALRDKGEIRAGMKLLIYGAGGGVGTFAVQLASYFGAQVTAVCSTRNTTLVRSLGANEVIDYTREDITTSDRRFDRIIAINGYHRLSAYKHLLTPHGIFVMVGGSLKQIFTSLLFGPFMSVGPKKIRTLAAKPKREDLEFVLDLVASGKIHPVIDRCYPLEQTAEAMNYVSEGHAQGKVVITVTSQSGPM, encoded by the coding sequence GTGAAAGCAATCGTTTATGAGAAAGCGAAATCATCGAAGGCATTGGTTCTCCGTGAAGTGAAAAAACCAATTCCTGCCACCCGTGAAGTATTGGTACGCATCCATGCTGCATCAGTGAATGCGCTTGATTACCGTCCTATGCAGATGGGTCTCGGTATACCGAAGAGCCGGATATTCGGAGCTGATATCGTGGGAATGGTGGAAGAAGTGGGTAGGGATGTAACCACTTTTAAACCAGGAGATATGGTGGTCGGCGATATCTCAGGAAACGGATGCGGAGGCTTTGCAGAATATGTTGCTGTAGATGAGAAGGTGCTGGCCTTGAAGCCATCCGCGATTCCTGACGAACTCGCTGCCGCCCTTCCGGTAGCAGCAGTCACTGCCTTGCAAGCTTTACGTGACAAGGGAGAGATCAGAGCGGGCATGAAATTACTCATCTACGGGGCGGGAGGCGGCGTCGGTACCTTTGCTGTTCAACTAGCTAGCTATTTTGGTGCTCAGGTTACTGCCGTCTGCAGCACCCGCAATACAACACTTGTACGCAGCCTGGGAGCCAACGAAGTTATCGATTACACAAGGGAGGATATCACCACCAGCGACCGTCGCTTCGACCGGATTATCGCTATAAATGGGTACCACCGGCTTTCAGCGTATAAGCATCTCCTCACGCCTCACGGAATATTCGTTATGGTGGGAGGCTCCCTGAAACAGATATTCACTTCACTTCTCTTTGGGCCGTTCATGTCTGTAGGTCCCAAGAAGATTCGTACACTGGCAGCGAAACCCAAAAGAGAGGACTTGGAATTCGTTCTGGACTTGGTAGCCTCAGGCAAGATACACCCAGTTATAGATCGGTGCTATCCGCTGGAGCAAACAGCAGAGGCAATGAATTATGTGAGCGAAGGGCATGCCCAGGGCAAGGTGGTCATTACAGTGACCTCCCAATCAGGGCCGATGTGA
- the trkA gene encoding Trk system potassium transporter TrkA, translating to MVILGAGRRGMGMAKQLITDGKDVVILDNSFERVEMAVSKLDCLGVLGNGTDIDKLTEAGVEQAEAFIAVTNSDEINLVSCGLVSSSFPNTKTVAAIRSLIYTGSGGLKEGLLGIDYIVNPNAETARSIFTIIEQGVNGNLLAFSNSKLLLYNFYIEKNSTYVGTTVSEMRSKLNAEFVIASIKRRGQVLVPSGETTIQAEDTLSIIAESQEVTDILKTVGKLQKRPNNMVLVGASKITRALLNRMSPAMRSKVTIVDQDPEVCKEFSERFREILVIKADITDEDIMAEEQLGSYDLLIALTDNDELNIITASYAKRIGIMRSMALIKQNNNYSRMASYLGIDVVISTTDTTVESLLRYLRGSNVSSVHSLFNGQLEVYEFIIHADSEVCSKQLKDINMRKKAIVAGITNNEGKSFIPNGYSTLNEGDTVVVAALRQATEFIQKLFG from the coding sequence GTGGTTATCCTAGGTGCGGGAAGACGCGGCATGGGAATGGCAAAACAACTCATTACAGATGGTAAGGATGTAGTAATCCTTGACAACTCGTTTGAAAGAGTCGAAATGGCTGTTTCCAAACTCGATTGTCTTGGTGTGCTGGGTAACGGCACTGACATAGACAAGCTTACCGAAGCAGGAGTCGAACAAGCAGAAGCCTTTATTGCCGTAACCAACAGTGATGAAATAAACTTGGTCTCATGCGGGCTGGTCTCCTCATCATTCCCAAATACCAAAACCGTTGCTGCAATACGTTCCTTGATCTACACCGGCAGTGGTGGCCTTAAGGAAGGATTGCTCGGTATCGATTATATCGTAAATCCCAATGCAGAAACGGCACGATCGATCTTTACCATCATAGAACAAGGGGTTAACGGAAACCTCTTGGCATTCAGTAACTCCAAGCTACTGCTCTATAATTTCTATATCGAAAAAAACAGTACCTATGTAGGGACCACCGTCAGTGAGATGCGCAGTAAGCTCAACGCTGAGTTTGTTATCGCTTCCATCAAACGAAGGGGACAGGTCCTCGTTCCTTCAGGAGAGACCACCATACAGGCTGAGGATACACTGAGTATCATAGCTGAATCGCAGGAAGTCACCGACATCCTGAAAACAGTCGGGAAGCTCCAGAAAAGACCCAACAACATGGTGCTGGTCGGCGCAAGTAAAATCACCAGAGCTCTACTGAACCGGATGAGCCCTGCAATGCGTTCCAAGGTCACCATCGTCGACCAAGATCCTGAGGTTTGTAAGGAATTTTCAGAGCGCTTTCGTGAGATTCTGGTTATCAAGGCCGATATCACCGACGAAGACATCATGGCGGAGGAACAGCTGGGAAGCTACGATCTTCTTATCGCCCTTACCGACAATGACGAGTTGAACATCATCACGGCAAGTTACGCAAAACGCATCGGTATCATGCGATCCATGGCACTCATCAAGCAAAACAACAACTATTCACGCATGGCTTCCTACCTTGGAATCGATGTGGTCATCTCAACCACCGATACCACCGTGGAGTCCTTGCTTCGCTATCTCAGGGGGAGCAATGTATCGAGTGTACACTCACTCTTCAATGGACAGCTTGAGGTGTATGAATTCATCATCCACGCAGACAGTGAGGTGTGCAGCAAGCAGTTGAAAGACATCAATATGAGAAAGAAGGCAATAGTTGCAGGCATTACCAACAATGAAGGAAAGAGCTTCATTCCCAATGGGTATTCCACCCTCAATGAAGGGGATACTGTTGTCGTAGCAGCACTCAGGCAAGCTACTGAGTTCATCCAAAAACTCTTTGGGTAG
- a CDS encoding substrate-binding domain-containing protein translates to MQDSQRCIGIFTAGLDDEYQSAIWHAIEREAAKRQMGTISFIGSRLGSPIASEASSNLAYHLASEQTIDGLIIVASSLASYFTTMDLNKFFAPWSSLPRVSIGMHMQGMSDITAEGEESMRALVDHLVTVHHRRRFAIITGPKTHEESVKRLQACRQALADNDIPIDEKLVRSGTFTNESGSEVVRYFMEAGCSFDALICLNDQMAFGAMQELLKWNIRVPDDVSLIGFDGIDLSRYSIPPLTTVVQPLHEMGVIAIDILDRIMAGGEEEHISLPCSPVIRESCGCNPHVHFTPGLHEMPSYATPAERLAVKDLVLLVQRGDYHQMIARLNRALDDTASESGSPHRWNEYLSVVEYKSRNQSTLSSKTLTMLMGAARALTGDKIGRFQAARRVAAENSFETLRKVSAMLSGTFEMGELITNLKHGLQLFGIDRGYLVRFLNHNRKARLMMTVQQEVLPLSAFSMDFPAQQILPPSLSQEWRAQRWVLLPLVYLDEPLGYFLVPFGTVRPALYDVLQEQISSNLKGSLLLQQIREHEKNLEEQVALRTRDLSQEIKRRTELEQEVMEISTRTMERIGQELHDDLCQYLLGISLLASSAHQQLGSNQETQKESLRKISEHLSEAIGKIKTISRGLMPMELEPHSFLERLEALVGDNLRLVAIDIDVNVDPAFSIQDKNRELNIFRIVQEALTNAIKHSKAKHIEISSARKLDTEGSCILFLEVRDDGTGLPQHIQGEGLGLRIMQNRAAMADAKLTLESDEEGTTVLIEFKE, encoded by the coding sequence ATGCAGGATTCACAGCGTTGCATCGGAATATTCACCGCAGGCTTGGACGATGAATATCAGTCGGCCATCTGGCATGCCATTGAAAGGGAAGCAGCAAAGCGGCAGATGGGAACCATCTCCTTTATTGGCTCCCGCCTTGGATCCCCTATTGCCAGTGAAGCCTCATCCAACCTCGCATATCACCTTGCATCCGAGCAGACCATTGATGGCCTGATTATTGTTGCCTCTTCACTCGCATCATATTTCACCACCATGGACCTGAATAAGTTTTTTGCTCCATGGTCCTCACTGCCCAGGGTATCGATAGGTATGCACATGCAGGGCATGAGTGACATTACTGCAGAAGGGGAAGAGAGCATGCGTGCTTTGGTGGACCACTTGGTGACAGTTCATCACAGACGCCGTTTCGCTATAATTACAGGGCCGAAGACCCATGAGGAGTCAGTCAAGAGACTTCAGGCATGTAGACAGGCACTTGCAGATAATGATATCCCTATTGACGAGAAACTGGTTAGATCAGGAACTTTTACCAATGAATCAGGGAGTGAAGTAGTACGATACTTCATGGAAGCGGGGTGCTCTTTTGATGCCTTGATCTGCCTCAATGACCAAATGGCTTTTGGTGCCATGCAAGAACTCTTGAAATGGAATATCCGTGTACCAGATGATGTTTCTCTAATTGGGTTTGACGGGATTGATCTTTCTCGTTACAGCATCCCCCCACTGACGACTGTAGTGCAGCCGTTGCATGAGATGGGTGTCATTGCGATCGATATTCTTGATAGGATCATGGCCGGAGGAGAAGAAGAACATATCTCCCTGCCATGTTCACCGGTAATCAGGGAGTCCTGCGGTTGCAATCCGCATGTGCACTTCACTCCTGGGCTCCATGAGATGCCGAGTTATGCCACACCAGCTGAACGTTTGGCAGTGAAAGACCTGGTCCTCCTTGTCCAGAGAGGTGATTATCACCAGATGATTGCCCGCCTTAACCGTGCGCTGGATGACACAGCCTCAGAGAGTGGTTCTCCCCATAGGTGGAACGAGTATCTCTCGGTGGTGGAGTATAAATCGCGCAATCAGAGTACGCTCAGCTCCAAGACACTCACAATGCTCATGGGTGCAGCTCGTGCGTTGACGGGTGATAAGATTGGACGATTTCAGGCAGCAAGACGGGTGGCAGCAGAAAATTCATTTGAAACCCTTAGGAAGGTGAGTGCCATGCTCAGTGGTACCTTTGAGATGGGGGAGTTGATCACCAACTTGAAACATGGTTTGCAGCTCTTTGGTATCGACCGTGGATATTTGGTAAGGTTCCTGAACCACAACCGAAAAGCTCGGCTTATGATGACCGTCCAACAGGAAGTACTCCCACTATCAGCGTTCTCAATGGACTTTCCTGCCCAGCAGATCCTGCCCCCCAGCCTAAGCCAAGAGTGGAGGGCCCAGCGCTGGGTTCTCTTACCCTTGGTCTATCTTGATGAGCCTCTTGGCTATTTTCTGGTTCCTTTTGGCACGGTCCGCCCTGCACTCTATGATGTATTGCAAGAGCAGATCTCGAGCAACCTGAAAGGCTCCTTGCTTCTCCAGCAGATCAGGGAACATGAGAAAAACCTTGAGGAACAGGTCGCCTTGCGTACACGCGATCTCTCCCAGGAGATCAAGCGGAGAACTGAACTGGAACAGGAAGTCATGGAGATTTCCACGAGGACCATGGAGCGTATCGGGCAGGAGCTGCATGATGACCTATGCCAGTATCTTCTTGGCATCTCGCTGCTCGCCTCATCGGCACATCAACAACTCGGAAGCAACCAGGAAACCCAGAAGGAGAGTCTCAGGAAAATCAGTGAGCATCTCAGTGAGGCCATTGGGAAGATCAAGACCATCAGCCGTGGACTGATGCCCATGGAATTGGAACCCCACAGTTTCCTGGAACGCCTGGAGGCCTTGGTGGGTGATAATCTTCGGTTGGTGGCAATCGATATCGATGTAAATGTAGACCCAGCCTTTTCCATTCAGGACAAGAACAGGGAGCTGAATATCTTCAGGATCGTCCAAGAAGCATTGACCAATGCCATAAAACACTCAAAGGCAAAGCATATAGAAATATCCTCAGCAAGAAAGCTTGATACTGAGGGTTCCTGTATCCTCTTCCTGGAAGTTCGCGATGATGGGACAGGCCTCCCTCAGCATATACAGGGAGAAGGGCTTGGCTTGAGAATTATGCAAAACCGAGCTGCAATGGCCGATGCAAAGCTCACCCTTGAGAGTGATGAAGAGGGGACCACCGTGCTGATTGAATTCAAGGAGTAG
- a CDS encoding ABC transporter substrate-binding protein codes for MKRNMRIVVSLLLICCMSLSLFAAGQAEAAKPARKVINLWSFTDEVPKMLEKYKELNPDFDYEINTTIIATTDGAYQPALDQALASSGENAPDIYCAESAFVLKYTQGDAAHFAAPYKDLGIDVNAKLKEADIAQYTVDIGTNPDGDLVGLGYQATGGAFIYRRSIAKDVWGTDDPAVITSKVGPGWDKFFKAAEDLKKKGYGIISGDGDIWHAIEGSSDKGWIVDGKLYIDPDREAFLDVAKMLIDKGYHNDTRDWTDAWFADMKDAGEKQIFGFFGPAWLINYVMAGNSGGSAPGEGTYGDWAVCEPPVGFFWGGTWVLANDKSPVKDAVGEIIEWITLDSSNTGLQYYWANGTLNGPGGTKDTVASGTVMSKSDGTLDFLGGQDMFDVFVPAGKFATGTNKTQYDETINMYWRDQVREYSYGNKTRSQAIADFKQQVADNLAIDVD; via the coding sequence ATGAAACGGAACATGCGTATTGTAGTCAGTCTGTTACTGATTTGTTGCATGAGTCTCTCACTGTTTGCAGCCGGCCAGGCAGAGGCAGCGAAACCTGCTCGTAAGGTGATCAACCTGTGGAGCTTCACTGATGAAGTCCCCAAAATGTTGGAGAAGTACAAAGAACTGAATCCTGATTTCGATTATGAGATCAACACAACCATCATCGCTACCACTGATGGTGCATATCAACCAGCACTTGACCAGGCATTGGCAAGTAGTGGTGAGAATGCTCCTGACATCTATTGTGCTGAGTCTGCATTTGTACTCAAGTACACCCAGGGCGACGCAGCTCACTTTGCAGCTCCCTACAAGGATCTTGGAATTGATGTAAACGCCAAGCTTAAGGAAGCTGACATTGCCCAGTACACTGTTGATATCGGTACCAATCCTGATGGTGATCTGGTAGGCCTTGGTTACCAGGCTACCGGTGGTGCATTTATCTACCGCCGCTCTATTGCAAAGGACGTATGGGGTACTGACGATCCTGCTGTAATCACTTCAAAAGTCGGTCCCGGTTGGGACAAGTTCTTCAAGGCTGCAGAAGACCTGAAGAAGAAAGGATACGGAATCATCAGTGGTGATGGAGACATCTGGCATGCCATCGAAGGCAGCAGCGATAAGGGCTGGATTGTAGACGGAAAACTCTACATCGATCCCGATCGTGAAGCATTCCTTGATGTTGCAAAGATGCTGATTGACAAGGGTTACCACAATGATACCCGTGACTGGACCGATGCATGGTTCGCTGACATGAAAGACGCCGGCGAAAAGCAGATCTTCGGTTTCTTCGGCCCAGCTTGGTTGATCAACTACGTCATGGCTGGTAACAGCGGCGGTTCAGCACCTGGTGAAGGCACCTATGGTGACTGGGCAGTTTGTGAACCTCCTGTTGGCTTCTTCTGGGGTGGTACCTGGGTACTTGCAAACGACAAGAGCCCTGTCAAGGACGCAGTTGGTGAGATCATCGAGTGGATTACCCTCGACAGTTCCAACACCGGTCTGCAGTACTACTGGGCCAATGGTACACTCAATGGTCCTGGTGGAACCAAGGATACCGTTGCTTCCGGTACTGTCATGAGCAAGAGTGACGGAACCCTGGACTTCCTCGGTGGACAGGATATGTTCGACGTATTCGTTCCCGCTGGCAAGTTTGCTACCGGCACCAACAAGACCCAGTATGATGAGACCATCAACATGTACTGGCGTGACCAGGTCCGCGAATACAGCTACGGAAACAAGACCCGCAGCCAGGCCATCGCAGACTTCAAGCAGCAGGTTGCTGACAACCTCGCAATTGACGTTGATTAA
- a CDS encoding sugar ABC transporter permease: protein MRKNNISYAKYGYLFSIPFVLAFLIFNLYPTIYTVVIGFTDLRGLGRTTFKFLEDPFQNYKSILNNATFLRSLQTTFIIWIFNFIPQVLLALLLTAWFTNRRLKVKAQGLFKVLIYMPNIITAATIAILFNSLTGYPKGPINDLLMKVGILDAPSNFHLQSGTARGVVSFIQFWMWYGHSMIILIAGVLGINPTLFEAAEVDGATPAQIFFRITLPRLKTILLYVLVTGLIGGIQMFDIPRLFLWGGPDNATLTSSVFIYNQAFAGSYLYNRASAASMIVFIIILVLSGIMFYSMRDRAEIKLRKFEKNRLKEEKRMGGVR, encoded by the coding sequence ATGCGCAAAAACAACATCAGCTATGCTAAGTACGGATATCTGTTTTCCATTCCTTTCGTGCTTGCCTTTCTTATTTTTAATCTGTACCCGACGATATATACTGTTGTTATTGGGTTTACCGACCTCAGGGGACTGGGGCGAACTACCTTCAAGTTCTTGGAAGATCCGTTCCAGAATTACAAAAGTATCTTAAACAACGCGACCTTTTTACGGTCACTACAAACTACCTTTATTATTTGGATTTTCAATTTCATTCCCCAGGTTCTCTTGGCACTGTTGTTGACCGCTTGGTTCACCAATAGAAGACTGAAGGTTAAGGCACAGGGCTTGTTCAAGGTATTAATTTATATGCCGAATATCATTACCGCTGCAACCATCGCAATCCTGTTCAACTCCCTTACCGGCTATCCCAAGGGACCGATCAATGACTTACTGATGAAAGTCGGCATCCTGGATGCACCATCGAACTTCCACCTGCAGAGTGGAACCGCCCGCGGTGTGGTATCGTTCATCCAGTTCTGGATGTGGTATGGCCACTCCATGATCATCCTGATTGCTGGTGTGTTGGGTATCAATCCAACCTTGTTTGAGGCTGCTGAGGTAGATGGGGCAACACCTGCCCAGATTTTCTTCAGGATAACCTTACCCAGACTGAAAACCATTTTGCTGTATGTTCTGGTAACCGGCCTTATCGGCGGTATCCAGATGTTCGATATTCCCAGGCTCTTCCTTTGGGGAGGACCGGACAATGCAACACTTACCTCGAGTGTATTCATCTACAACCAAGCCTTCGCGGGAAGCTATCTCTACAACCGAGCATCGGCAGCAAGCATGATAGTCTTCATCATTATCCTGGTTCTCTCAGGCATCATGTTCTATTCCATGCGTGATAGGGCTGAGATCAAGCTCAGAAAATTTGAAAAGAACCGGCTGAAGGAAGAAAAGAGGATGGGGGGAGTACGATGA